The Zygotorulaspora mrakii chromosome 3, complete sequence genome includes a region encoding these proteins:
- the OXP1 gene encoding 5-oxoprolinase → MTVETENKIRIAIDRGGTFTDCIGNPGTGKQEDDVVIKLLSVDPKNYPDAPLEGIRRLLEVFRGRQLPRGIPLDISDVGSIRMGTTLATNCALERNGELCAFVTTKGFKDILLIGDQSRPKIFELNIKKPAPLYKMALEIDERVTLEDFSEDPDKRRSTHNDEDNTVLGNSGEVVRILKTPDVASIESSLKLIYDSGIRSIAVAFLHAYTYPAHEQLVGNIARKIGFKHISLSSEVSPMIKYLPRAHSSVADAYLTPVIRKYLNSIESGLTNSTNTSIQFMQSDGGLVDGHRFSGLKSILSGPAGGVVGYSSTCYDKENSIPLIGFDMGGTSTDVSRFGDGKLEHVFETTTAGIVIQSPQLNISTVAAGGSSRLFWENGLFRVGPESATADPGPAAYRKGGPLTITDANLFLGRLIPEFFPKIFGPNEDESLDLDITTKKFHQLTDSINQELGTSMTPDEVADGFLKVANESMARPIRAITEAKGHVVSKHRLVTFGGAGGQHAVAVAASLGIDVVLAHRYSSILSAYGIFLADVVEEAQEPCFFTLEDPISSKKVRGRLNELSESCKASLASQGFPYSNILFERYLNLRYEGTETSLMTLQVGDKWDFEQWFTEAHKREFGFSFTDRKIIVDDIRVRATGKSNVREEESVDTQLKSYKLRNVSAEDEASFFKDIYFEGKRVKTPVFRIDDISYGSIINGPAILADGTQTNVIPANSEAIVLKSHIYIKLLNKSKDIANEESIDYVDPVMLSIFSHRFMDIAEQMGTQLTKTSVSTNVKERLDFSCALFDPEGNLVANAPHLPVHLGSMSTCIAAQARLWKNKLKPGDVLVTNHPEIGGTHLPDITVISPSFSESTGELIFFVASRAHHADIGGILPGSIPPNSTQLYEEGAAIYSEFIVKEGEFQEDRITELLLVEPAKHPGCSGSRRLSDNISDLKAQIAANNKGIQLIASLMEENGLEKIVKYMKAIQDNASETIKKMLKQLTLHFGATSFSGEDYLDDGTTIKLNVSLNIEKEEYVFDFEGTSPQVYGNLNAPEAITNSAILYVLRCLVNEDIPLNQGCLKPITIKIPKGSILSPIDGIAVVGGNVLTSQRVTDVVLKTFNVMADSQGDCNNLTFGIGGSDPITGKVIPGFGYYETICGGHGAGADSWRGKGWDGTSAVHTNMTNTRMTDTEIFERRYPVILREFSIRKNSGGRGKYTGGDGAIRDIEFRQPVEVSILSERRAIAPHGVQGGEDGTRGLNLWYQGGSKNVINIGGKNSVHVKTGDRVVVMTPGGGGCGRTT, encoded by the coding sequence ATGACTgttgaaactgaaaataaaattcgAATTGCCATTGACAGAGGCGGTACGTTTACCGATTGTATCGGTAATCCGGGAACCGGAAAGCAAGAGGATGATGTTGTCATCAAGCTTCTCTCGGTTGATCCTAAGAACTATCCGGATGCACCACTCGAAGGCATACGTCGGTTATTGGAAGTCTTTAGAGGCCGCCAATTACCCCGTGGTATACCACTCGATATATCTGATGTTGGAAGCATCAGAATGGGAACCACCCTGGCTACTAATTGCGCTTTAGAAAGGAATGGTGAGCTATGTGCATTTGTCACCACTAAAGGATTCAAGGATATACTATTGATTGGCGATCAATCTAGACCAAAAATATTCGAATTGAACATAAAGAAGCCGGCTCCACTATACAAAATGGCCCTTGAGATTGACGAAAGGGTTACTTTGGAGGATTTTTCTGAAGATCCTGATAAACGCAGATCAACGCATAATGATGAGGACAATACAGTATTGGGGAATAGTGGCGAAGTTGTTCGTATTCTAAAAACGCCTGATGTGGCAAGCATTGAAAGCTCGCTTAAACTCATTTATGATAGTGGCATCAGGTCAATCGCCGTCGCCTTTCTACATGCTTATACTTATCCTGCGCATGAACAATTGGTGGGAAATATTGCCCGAAAAATTGGCTTCAAACATATCTCTCTATCATCTGAAGTTTCGCCAATGATTAAGTATCTGCCAAGAGCTCATAGTTCGGTGGCCGATGCCTATTTGACGCCTGTGATTAGAAAATATCTAAATAGTATTGAATCTGGATTGACTAATTCGACTAACACAAGTATACAATTTATGCAGTCGGATGGTGGTTTAGTTGATGGGCACAGATTTTCGGGTTTAAAGTCAATACTGTCTGGTCCAGCCGGCGGTGTAGTAGGTTACTCCAGCACTTGTTatgacaaagaaaattcaattccttTGATTGGATTCGATATGGGCGGTACATCCACCGATGTTAGTAGATTCGGAGATGGAAAGCTGGAGcatgtttttgaaaccaCAACCGCCGGTATTGTCATTCAATCACCCCAATTAAATATTAGCACAGTAGCCGCGGGTGGTAGTTCTAGACTTTTCTGGGAAAACGGTCTCTTCAGAGTTGGACCAGAATCTGCCACAGCAGATCCAGGTCCAGCTGCCTATCGAAAAGGTGGGCCATTAACCATTACAGATGCCAATCTGTTTTTGGGTCGTTTAATCCCcgaattttttccaaaaatatttggGCCTAATGAGGATGAATCCCTAGATCTGGATATAACCACTaagaaatttcaccaaCTCACTGACAGTATCAATCAAGAATTGGGTACTTCTATGACACCTGATGAGGTTGCTGATggctttttgaaagtcGCCAATGAATCAATGGCAAGGCCAATCAGGGCTATTACTGAAGCGAAGGGGCATGTAGTCTCTAAACATAGACTGGTGACATTCGGAGGTGCTGGTGGTCAACACGCGGTAGCGGTGGCTGCGTCTTTAGGAATCGATGTTGTTCTAGCGCACAGGTACTCCTCCATCCTTTCCGCTTATGGTATATTTCTTGCTGATGTCGTTGAGGAGGCTCAAGAACCCTGTTTCTTTACACTAGAAGATCCGATAAGTTCGAAGAAGGTGCGAGGTAGATTAAATGAATTGAGCGAAAGTTGCAAAGCATCTTTGGCGTCTCAAGGATTTCCTTACTCTaatattttgtttgaaagatatttgaatttgaggTATGAGGGTACAGAAACAAGTTTGATGACATTGCAAGTTGGTGATAAATGGGACTTTGAACAGTGGTTCACAGAAGCTCATAAACGGGAATTTGGATTCTCTTTCACCGATCGCAAGATTattgttgatgatattaGGGTGAGAGCCACCGGAAAATCGAACGTTAGAGAAGAAGAGTCAGTTGATACACAGTTGAAAAGTTACAAACTTCGTAATGTCTCCGCTGAAGATGAAGccagttttttcaaagatatataCTTTGAAGGCAAGCGTGTGAAAACACCAGTTTTTAGGATAGATGACATCTCATATGGCAGCATAATAAACGGACCAGCAATCCTGGCTGACGGAACTCAGACAAATGTTATCCCAGCAAACTCTGAGGCAATTGTGTTAAAGTCTCATATCTACATTAAGTTGCTCAACAAATCGAAGGATATTGCAAATGAAGAATCAATCGATTATGTCGATCCAGTTATGCTGTCTATCTTCAGTCATAGATTTATGGATATTGCAGAGCAGATGGGCACTCAATTAACGAAAACATCAGTGTCCACCAATGTAAAAGAGAGACTTGACTTTTCGTGTGCTTTATTCGATCCAGAGGGTAACTTGGTTGCTAACGCCCCTCATTTGCCGGTGCACTTAGGATCTATGTCTACTTGCATCGCTGCACAGGCTCGCTTGTGGAAAAATAAACTAAAACCTGGTGATGTTCTTGTTACAAATCACCCGGAAATTGGTGGCACTCATTTACCCGATATCACTGTTATATCCCCATCATTTTCAGAAAGTACAGGTGAGCtaattttctttgttgcaTCAAGGGCACATCACGCAGATATTGGCGGTATCCTTCCCGGTTCCATTCCCCCCAACTCCACACAACTGTACGAAGAGGGAGCAGCAATATATTCGGAGTTCATAGTGAAAGAGGGtgaatttcaagaagacAGAATCACCGAGTTACTGCTAGTAGAGCCGGCTAAACACCCAGGATGTTCTGGATCAAGAAGATTAAGTGACAACATAAGTGATTTAAAGGCGCAGATCGCAGCAAACAATAAAGGAATCCAACTGATTGCCAGCCTAATGGAGGAAAATGGCCTCGAAAAAATCGTCAAGTATATGAAGGCCATCCAAGATAATGCAAGCGAGAccattaaaaaaatgttgaagCAGCTCACCTTGCACTTTGGTGCTACAAGCTTCAGTGGTGAAGATTATCTAGATGATGGTACTACAATCAAACTTAATGTCTCTctaaatattgaaaaggagGAATATGTATTCGATTTTGAAGGAACGTCGCCCCAAGTTTATGGTAACTTAAATGCGCCAGAGGCAATAACTAATTCTGCCATATTGTATGTTCTAAGATGTTTAGTCAATGAAGACATTCCTCTAAACCAAGGCTGTTTGAAACCTATTACGATAAAGATACCAAAGGGGTCAATTTTAAGTCCTATTGACGGTATCGCTGTGGTTGGTGGAAACGTTCTAACTTCGCAAAGAGTCACGGATGTTGTATTGAAAACATTCAATGTGATGGCTGATTCCCAAGGTGATTGCAATAATTTAACTTTTGGAATTGGTGGTAGCGATCCTATAACTGGTAAAGTCATCCCTGGATTTGGCTACTACGAAACAATATGTGGTGGACATGGTGCTGGAGCGGATTCCTGGAGAGGTAAAGGCTGGGACGGAACTAGTGCAGTTCACACTAACATGACAAACACCAGAATGACTGATACggagatttttgaaagaagatatCCTGTAATTTTGAGAGAGTTTTCTATTAGAAAGAATTCCGGTGGTCGCGGAAAATACACAGGTGGCGATGGTGCAATCAGAGATATCGAGTTTCGTCAACCTGTAGAAGTTTCCATTCTATCGGAAAGAAGAGCAATCGCTCCGCATGGTGTGCAAGGAGGTGAAGATGGTACCAGAGGTCTAAATCTCTGGTACCAAGGAGGGAGTAAAAACGTGATTAACAttggaggaaaaaattctgtACATGTGAAGACCGGTGATCGTGTCGTTGTGATGACTCCGGGTGGGGGAGGTTGTGGGAGGACAACTTGA
- a CDS encoding allantoate permease family MFS transporter yields MLGIDKKQEIVQEVVAKDIGNGSITSITEGSQDPTGSVDDLYIDPKEEDALVRKLDRRLIPMLAFMYFLSSLDRSNIGNAYTSGMREDLNLTSRQYSNAVSVFYSTYLAAELPAVLVLKRANVKYYMTFLVFSWAIVTMCNGFVRSHKSLLALRVLLGTFEGGFFPAMTLIISMVYKQQEQAKRIAFFFGSSALSGSFSGLIATGLSSVRNAGGLEGWRWLYIIEGLISVFASIWLFFGLPSNFNSLPFLNERELHLMNIRAKQRAQYMGPDTGFKWSYVRDALGDFKTYTSCIIQFCQDTVLYGFSTFLPAILRLGLGYSSMQAQYLSVPVYLLAGFVFLVSAFLSDRFRLRGPIFFLYNIVGAIGYILLLAVGNNAVKYFACYLITFSLYTGTGLNISWLTNNVAPHYKRATALGLNQTIGNLSGAIAGQVYTHSPYVLGNSFTLGCIVVSNILTLGQILVLRKINMKRERILNGEIPDDKTDRRGDDALDFKYCL; encoded by the coding sequence ATGTTGGGAATAGACAAGAAGCAAGAAATTGTACAGGAAGTTGTTGCCAAAGATATTGGCAATGGTAGTATCACATCAATAACTGAAGGGTCACAAGATCCTACTGGTAGCGTTGATGATCTCTACATCGACCCCAAGGAAGAGGATGCCTTGGTTAGGAAGTTGGATCGCAGGCTAATTCCCATGTTGGCCTTCATGTACTTCTTATCCTCATTGGATCGTTCGAACATTGGTAACGCTTACACATCAGGAATGAGAGAAGATTTGAATCTGACATCCAGACAATACTCAAATGCTGTGTCTGTATTTTATTCGACCTACCTGGCAGCTGAGCTCCCAGCGGTATTGGTATTGAAGAGGGCTAATGTCAAATATTATATGACCtttttggtattttcttGGGCTATAGTAACAATGTGCAATGGGTTCGTTCGGAGCCATAAGTCACTTTTGGCGTTGCGTGTCTTACTGGGAACATTTGAGGGAGGCTTTTTTCCTGCCATGACATTAATTATCAGTATGGTCTACAAACAGCAGGAACAAGCAAAGagaattgcatttttttttggatcttcTGCTCTTTCGGGAAGTTTCTCAGGGCTCATTGCTACAGGCCTATCCTCCGTCAGAAATGCAGGAGGATTAGAAGGATGGAGATGGCTTTACATTATCGAAGGGCTTATTTCTGTGTTTGCCTCAATATGGTTATTTTTTGGTTTGCCATCAAACTTCAATTCGCtaccatttttgaatgagcGTGAACTTCATCTTATGAATATCAGAGCAAAACAAAGGGCTCAATATATGGGCCCCGATACCGGGTTCAAATGGTCATATGTTAGGGATGCCTTAGGCGATTTTAAAACCTATACGTCGTGCATTATTCAATTCTGTCAAGATACGGTGCTTTATGGATTCAGTACTTTTTTACCAGCTATTTTGAGATTAGGACTTGGCTACTCTAGCATGCAGGCCCAATATTTGAGTGTTCCAGTATATCTTTTAGCAGGTTTTGTATTCCTAGTATCCGCATTTTTGAGTGACAGATTCAGATTAAGAGGTCctattttcttcttatACAATATAGTTGGCGCTATTGGATACATCCTGCTATTGGCCGTCGGCAATAATGCtgtcaaatattttgccTGCTATTTGATAACCTTCTCATTATATACAGGAACTGGGTTAAATATTTCCTGGCTTACAAATAACGTGGCACCACATTACAAGCGTGCCACTGCTCTAGGTTTGAATCAGACAATAGGTAATTTGTCGGGTGCGATTGCAGGTCAAGTTTATACCCACTCGCCTTATGTCCTTGGTAATTCTTTTACCCTAGGTTGTATTGTggtttcaaatattttgacttTGGGACAGATATTGGTACTGCGCAAAATTAATATGAAGAGagaaagaattttgaatggaGAGATCCCAGACGATAAAACAGATAGAAGAGGTGATGATGCTTtggatttcaaatattgtttATAA
- the YCT1 gene encoding Yct1p: MKEISKVEADIVAGSLSSTDDIQTPPKRENEILIPSRHADATLAFMEENDASVAEITPEQEKKLRRKLFFTVFCFVFAINLLLYMDKATLSYDSILGFFEDTGLTQNTYNTVNTLFYVGYAIGQFPGQYLAQRLPLGSFLGGILASWTVLVFLHCAAFNFSGVAALRFFLGLTESIVIPILMATMGMFFNASERAAAQPFFFAACMGSPIPTGFIAYGVLHILSPSIALWRIFTIIIGGLTFILTIIVILWFPNNPADVKFFTKEERVWIIRRVQASTGSSIEQKVFKKDQFKEAMKDYLTWLFGLFFLLQQLANNLPYQQNLLFEGMGGVDALGSTLVSVAGAGFAVVCALIATLTLLRWKNISAFTAIFWTLPAWVGSIAAATLPWDNKMGILANICLAGQVFGIPFIIALDWASSSASGYTKKFTRSSVCMFAYGIANIISPQIWQEKDAPRYLPAWIVQIVLSFSLSPLVLLVIYFILKARNNERLKHYDENYRNYVEKYQLVESEDNDNEKMMKVSSQNDINLAVLDLTDSENKTFIYPL; the protein is encoded by the coding sequence atgaaagaaatatcTAAAGTCGAAGCTGACATTGTGGCTGGATCACTATCATCTACTGATGATATTCAGACTCCGCCAAAGcgagaaaatgaaattctAATACCATCGAGGCATGCGGATGCTACCTTGGCTTTTATGGAAGAGAATGACGCTTCAGTCGCAGAGATAACTCCTGAgcaagagaaaaaactAAGGAGAAAATTATTTTTCACGgtattttgttttgtttttgccATAAATCTACTGCTTTACATGGATAAAGCCACGCTCTCTTATGATTCGATTTTAGgtttctttgaagatacCGGACTCACTCAAAACACTTATAACACCGTTAATACTTTGTTCTATGTGGGCTATGCCATTGGTCAATTTCCAGGACAATATCTGGCACAAAGGCTCCCACTTGGAAGCTTTTTGGGTGGTATACTAGCCTCGTGGACGGTACTCGTATTCTTACATTGTGCTGCCTTCAATTTCTCTGGTGTTGCGGCGttgagatttttcttgGGTTTAACAGAAAGTATTGTTATACCTATATTGATGGCGACAATGGGTATGTTTTTCAATGCATCAGAAAGAGCTGCAGCTCAgccttttttctttgcgGCATGTATGGGATCACCAATTCCAACCGGTTTCATTGCATACGGTGTGCTTCATATACTTTCTCCAAGTATCGCACTGTGGAGAATTTTcactattattattggaGGCTTAACATTTATTCTCACCATTATTGTCATACTTTGGTTCCCTAATAATCCAGCTGATGTCAAGTTTTtcacaaaagaagaacgaGTTTGGATTATCAGAAGGGTCCAAGCATCTACTGGCTCTTCGATTGAGCAAAAGGTGTTCAAGAAAGATCAGTTTAAAGAAGCTATGAAAGATTACCTTACATGGTTATTTGGATTGTTTTTTCTGCTGCAACAATTAGCGAACAACCTACCATATCAACAGAATTTATTGTTCGAAGGAATGGGTGGAGTTGATGCTTTAGGTTCAACTTTAGTTTCTGTTGCTGGGGCCGGATTTGCTGTAGTATGTGCACTTATCGCAACATTAACATTACTCAGGTGGAAAAATATTTCCGCTTTCACAGCCATTTTTTGGACTTTACCTGCTTGGGTAGGATCGATTGCTGCCGCCACCCTACCTTGGGATAACAAAATGGGCATATTAGCAAATATTTGTCTCGCAGGCCAAGTGTTCGGAATACCTTTCATTATCGCTCTTGACTGGGCAAGTTCGAGTGCCTCAGGTTACACTAAAAAATTCACAAGAAGCTCGGTGTGCATGTTTGCATACGGTATTGCCAACATCATCTCGCCGCAGATATggcaagaaaaagatgctCCTAGGTATTTACCGGCATGGATTGTTCAGATTgttttgtcattttctttgtcaCCACTCGTTCTCTTAGTGATATATTTCATCTTAAAAGCAAGAAATAATGAAAGATTGAAACattatgatgaaaattATCGAAACTACGTAGAGAAATATCAGCTTGTTGAGAGTGAGGATAacgataatgaaaaaatgatgaaagtaTCTTCACAAAATGATATCAACTTGGCTGTATTGGATCTGACTGATTCAGAAAACAAAACATTCATTTATCCTTTATAG
- the JLP1 gene encoding sulfonate dioxygenase: MSPSIASSATSTRVVDSQVNGLTKRLKNLNYSSKQGYGNFDTHFVSGQDEVSSSGLLKIRKSYREKSKYPDFLPTWDPAEKYGPLEFHEYHDPALRADPEFSNLFPEDRVDQLEIKKVTPKLGVEVGGIQLTNLSDAAKDELALLVAQKGVVILKDQNIAEKGPEYAAEFGKHFGKLHIHQTSGHPANVPELHITFRRPDAEEFSRVFDDSITSSGWHTDVSYELQPPSYTFFNVVEGPDGGGDTLFADTVEAFDRLSKPFQDFLSTLHVVHSSKEQAENSQKQGGVQRRAPVTHIHPLVRVHPVLKKKFLYVNRAFSRKIVELKRQESDCLLNFLYNLVESSHDLQLRAKWEPRTVVIWDNRRVQHSAVIDWEEPIHRHAFRITPQGERPVEDLKYLNDADYYPSSQTLDV, translated from the coding sequence ATGTCGCCATCAATTGCAAGTTCAGCTACCTCCACACGTGTCGTTGATTCGCAGGTCAATGGCCTCACAAAAAGGTTGAAAAACCTGAACTACAGTTCAAAGCAGGGCTACGGAAATTTTGACACGCACTTCGTTTCTGGGCAAGATGAAGTATCTTCCAGTGGCTTGCTGAAAATCCGGAAATCCTACAGGGAGAAATCTAAATATCCAGATTTTCTACCGACTTGGGATCCTGCTGAGAAATATGGTCCGTTAGAATTCCATGAATATCATGATCCTGCTTTGAGAGCTGATCCAGAATTTTCCAATCTTTTCCCGGAGGACAGAGTAGATCAGctagaaataaaaaaagttaCTCCGAAGCTGGGAGTCGAGGTAGGCGGAATTCAGCTGACGAATCTTTCTGACGCTGCGAAGGATGAGCTAGCCTTACTTGTCGCTCAAAAAGGGGTAGTAATACTGAAAGATCAGAATATTGCTGAGAAAGGTCCCGAATATGCAGCTGAGTTTGGAAAGCATTTTGGGAAATTACACATTCATCAGACTAGTGGACATCCTGCAAATGTTCCTGAATTGCACATTACTTTCCGTAGACCAGATGCAGAGGAGTTTTCTAGagtttttgatgattcGATAACCTCCAGTGGGTGGCATACCGATGTTTCCTACGAGTTACAGCCACCTTCTTACACCTTTTTCAATGTTGTGGAAGGTCCAGATGGAGGTGGTGACACATTGTTTGCTGATACGGTTGAGGCCTTTGACAGATTGTCTAAGccttttcaagattttttgagCACCCTACATGTCGTTCATAGTTCTAAGGAACAAGCTGAGAACTCACAGAAACAAGGTGGTGTTCAAAGGAGGGCACCTGTCACCCATATCCATCCTTTAGTTCGAGTTCATCCTGTgttaaagaagaagtttttGTATGTGAACCGTGCTTTCTCTCGGAAGATTGTTGAATTAAAGAGACAAGAATCAGATTGCCTCTTAAACTTCCTGTATAACTTAGTTGAAAGCAGTCATGATTTACAGTTGAGAGCAAAGTGGGAACCCCGCACAGTTGTCATCTGGGATAATCGCAGAGTACAGCACTCGGCAGTAATTGATTGGGAAGAGCCAATTCATAGGCATGCATTCAGGATCACTCCCCAAGGTGAGAGACCTGTTGAGGATTTAAAGTATTTAAATGATGCTGATTATTATCCTTCTTCGCAGACTTTAGATGTTTGA
- the OSI1 gene encoding Osi1p — MTNSTETTYFITGGNRGIGFNLLKILSASSENIVIASIRGSTSLPKNKELKQLTEARDNIHIVQLDVAQEESINKLPEEIEKIPSFTGIDIFIANSGIADSYYTVLEAPREVWIDHYRTNVLGPILTLQKIYPLLMLKKTRKVFFISSAAGSITSLLPVPISAYGQSKAALNYTMRELSVELKSEEFTVAAFHPGMVSTDMGQAAMKKFTGEHDLSKVLKVITPEESASALVETFNKIVPENSGNFYNYDGSEAAF, encoded by the coding sequence ATGACTAATTCAACTGAAACAACATATTTCATCACAGGAGGCAACAGGGGAATTGGTTTCAACCTACTGAAAATTCTAAGTGCTTCATCGGAAAATATCGTCATTGCATCTATTCGTGGGTCAACGTCTCTaccaaaaaacaaagaattaAAGCAGTTGACGGAAGCTAGGGACAATATTCATATCGTACAGCTAGACGTCGCACAGGAGGAAAGTATAAATAAACTTCCCgaagaaatcgaaaagaTACCTTCATTTACGGGAattgacatttttataGCAAACTCCGGAATCGCGGATTCCTACTATACTGTATTAGAGGCCCCAAGAGAGGTCTGGATTGATCACTATAGAACCAATGTTCTGGGTCCAATTCTGACTTTACAGAAAATTTACCCTCTACTtatgttgaagaaaactAGGAAggtattttttatttccaGTGCGGCTGGATCTATCACAAGTCTGTTACCTGTACCAATATCTGCCTATGGACAGTCGAAGGCAGCCTTAAATTATACAATGAGAGAACTTAGTGTGGAATTGAAGAGCGAAGAATTCACAGTCGCTGCTTTCCATCCAGGTATGGTGTCAACTGACATGGGGCAAGctgcaatgaaaaagtttACTGGTGAACACGATCTCAGCAAGGTATTGAAGGTCATTACGCCGGAAGAAAGTGCCTCTGCGCTAGTTGAGACTTTCAACAAGATAGTTCCCGAAAATAGTGGAAACTTTTATAACTATGACGGTAGTGAAGCCGCCTTTTGA
- a CDS encoding putative short-chain dehydrogenase/reductase (possible pseudogene), whose product MKAHMNTVAGNEALVLNSAQEYPGINFYGLNPGLVKTNIRNNLLGENSWKSWILEYFVGLFTKTADQYALRIVPLLIAPELEERSGTLYNDKGNAILPSEGMTEDYAARYVKASEDLLRSKDIIE is encoded by the coding sequence ATGAAAGCTCATATGAACACGGTGGCTGGTAATGAGGCTCTTGTCTTGAACAGCGCACAAGAATATCCCGGTATTAATTTCTATGGCTTGAACCCTGGTTTGGTAAAAACCAATATACGCAATAATCTACTGGGAGAGAATTCGTGGAAGTCGTGGATTCTGGAGTATTTTGTTGGTCTCTTTACCAAGACAGCAGATCAGTATGCTTTGAGAATTGTTCCCTTGTTAATTGCTCCTGAGCTTGAGGAACGCAGCGGAACGCTTTACAATGACAAAGGTAATGCGATATTACCATCTGAAGGAATGACAGAAGATTATGCAGCTCGCTACGTCAAAGCTTCGGAAGATCTGTTGAGGAGCAAAGACATCATCGAATAA